In Actinomycetota bacterium, the sequence ATCTCGAGGATCCCTACGAAAAGATCGGTGCTGAGCTCGTCAAGGAAGTCGCGAAGAAGACCGACGACGTGGCCGGTGACGGCACCACCACGGCCACCGTGCTGGCGTGGGCGATGGTCCGTGAGGGACTGCGCAACGTGGCTGCCGGCGCCAACCCGATGAGCCTGAAGAAGGGCATCGAGACTGCCGTTCAGGTCGCCGTCGACAGCATCAAGGAGCTGTCCGCCGAGGTCGACTCCAAGTCCCAGATCGCCCAGGTGGCCTCCATCTCGGCCGCCGACGAGGAGATCGGCAACATGATCTCCGAGGCCATCGACAAGGTCGGCAAGGACGGCGTGATCACCGTCGAGGAGAGCCAGACCTTCGGTATGGAGATGGATCTCGTCGAGGGCATGCGCTTCGACAAGGGCTACATCTCGCCGTACTTCGTGACCGATCCCGAGCGCATGGAGGCGGTCCTCGAAGACCCGTACATCCTGCTCGTCTCGTCGAAGATCTCGACCGTGCGCGACATGCTGCCGGTGCTCGAAAAGGTGATGCAGTCCGGCAAGCCGCTCGTGATCATCGCCGAAGACGTCGACGGCGAGGCCCTCGCCACGCTCGTCGTCAACAAGATCCGGGGCACGTTCAAGTCGACCGCGGTCAAGGCGCCCGGCTTCGGCGAGCGCCGCAAGGCGATGCTGCAGGACATGGCGATCCTCGCCGGTGGCCAGGTCATCTCCGAAGAGGTCGGCCTGAAGCTCGAGAACACCACGCTCGACCTGCTCGGCCGGGCGAAGAAGGTGATCATCACCAAGGACGAGACCACGATCGTCGAGGGCGCCGGATCCGAGGACGACATCAAGGGGCGCATCGCGCAGATCAAGACCGAGATCGACAACACCGACTCCGACTACGACCGCGAGAAGCTGCAAGAGCGCCTCGCCAAGCTGTCCGGCGGCGTCGCCGTGCTGAAGGTCGGCGCGGCCACCGAGGTGGAGCTGAAGGAGAAGAAGCACCGCATCGAAGACGCGGTGTCCACCACCAAGGCCGCCATCGAAGAGGGTGTCGTGCCCGGCGGTGGCGTGGCGTTGCTGCGCTCGCAGGCCAAGGTGCTCGCTGCCGCCGACTCGCTGAGCGGCGACGAGGCCACCGGCGCAAAGTTGGTGGCCAAGGCGCTCGAGGCCCCGCTCAAGCAGATCGCGGTCAACGCCGGCATGGAGGGCGGTGTCGTGGTGGAGCGCGTCCGCGGCCTGTCGGGCGCCGAAGGCCTGAACGCGGCCACGGGCGAGTACACCGACCTCGTCAAGCTCGGCGTCATCGACGCTGCCAAGGTCACCCGCTCGGCGCTGCAGAACGCGGCGTCGATCGCGGCCTTGTTCCTCACCACCGAGGCTGTCGTCGCCGACAAGCCCGAAGAGAAGTCTCCCGCCATGCCCGGTGGCGGCATGGAGGACTTCTAGTACCGACCTACCCGCCTCCTGCTGGCGTCAGCCGATGCCAGCAGGAGGCAGGCCCGGGGTTACCCGCGCTCAGTCGACGGTGGCGAAGCCGCGCCGCGCGAGCGGGGTCAGTGAGCCGTCGTTGCCGACGAGCACCGGCTCGAGTGCCTCGAATGACGCGCCGAACGGATTGACCACCGCCGAGCCGGACGCGAGCTGGATCGAGTCGATCGAGCCCGCGGTCGGCCCTCCGAGCGGGATCTCCGCGATGCGTGCACCCGCGGCCAGGTCGTACACGACCAGGTTCCTGCCTTCGACCCAGCCGATCAGCTCGCCGCCGGCGTTGACGCTGAAGCGGTGCGGGCACCCCGCGCAGTCGTCGTAGCTGTCTTGCAGCCCGAGCGTCGCCGGGTCGATGGCCGGGTTGCCGTCGAAGTCGACGAAGAGCGGCCCGCTCTGCACCTCGGCACTCCACTCGCCGACGATCAGACCGTCGGCAAGGTGCAGGCGCGACGTGCCCGACTCCCAGGCGCCGATCTCCATCACCGGTGTCGACGTACCGCCGGCGAGGTCGTACAGGTGGAGCTGCTCGGTCGCGTCGTCGGGAGTGGTGCCGGTCGCCGTGCTGATCAACGCCAACGGCCGCCCGGAGACGATCTCCACGTCGTGCAGCGTGTGCCAGGCATCGCTGGTGCCGGCAACGACGACGGCCTCGACCGAGCCGACGCGGCTGATCTCGGTGTCGGTCCCGTTGACCGCGCCGCGCCCGCTGCGCCGCTGCACCACGAAGCTGCCGTCACCGACGGCGAACGCGATCTCGTACTGGCCGCCGGCCACCGCCACGTCGCCGTCACCGCTGACGGCGTGCACTCCGTCGGCGGCGGCTTGGGTGAGCACGAGCCCGGGAGGCCACGCGGGCACGGGAGGCATCGTCGTCGCATCGGTCGGTGGCGGACCGCTGGTCGTCGTTTCCGGTGCGGCGGTCGACGTCGTGGTGGTGGCATCGGTGGCCGCGGTGGTGTCCTCGGGCGCTTCGCTCGGTTCCACGCCACCCGCGGTGGTGCTCGGGGCGAGGGTGGAGGCACCGGTCGTCGCGGTGGTGATCGCCGGCGAAGAGTCCTCGCTCAGCTCGTCGTCACCGTCGTCTCGCGCGGCGAGCGCGACGATCACCGCGGCGACCAGCACGGCGGCTCCAGCCGCGACGAGGGGGAGCAGCCACTTCGGCCGCGTCGGCCGTGACGGCGGTTCCGGTGGCAGCGGTCCCGAGGTGTCGATGGGCGGCGGCGGTGGCCCTTCGGGCGGCAGCGGACCGCCGGGCGGCAGCGGACCGCCGGGCAGGGGGCCGCCGGGCAGCGGACCGATTGGTTCCTCCGGCTTCGTCGCCGCCCACAGGTCGTCGTCGCTCATGTACGCGAGTGTGCGCGCGTCGCTTGCCGTCTGTCAGTGCATGCCGGGAGCATCGGGGCTGTCCGTGTGCTCCTCCACCTCGTCGACCACTTCGTCCACCACCTTGTCGGCCATGTCGCGGGCGGCCGCGAGGCCGGGCATGAACAGCTCGGTCTCCTCGAGGCGGGTCTCGGAGAGCATCAGCCACACGAAGACCCCGAGGATCGCTCCGACGAGTGGGAACAGGATGAACGCCCAGAGCTGCTCCAGCGCGTCGCTGTCGAGCGTGGCGTAGATCGCGGTGCCGAACGAACGGGCCGGGTTGACCGAGGTGTTCGTGACCGGGATCGAGATCATGTGGATGAGGGCGAGCGTGATCCCGAGCGTGAGCCCGCCGAAGTTCACCTTCAGCTCCTCGTTGGTGGTGGTCAGCACGACGACGACGAGCAGCGCCGTGAGCACCACCTCGATCACGATGGCCGAACCGAGGTTGTAGCCCCCGGGCGACAGGTTCGCCCACCCGTTGGCCGCGAAGCTGCCCCGTTCGAACCCCTCGACGCCGTTCGCGATGCCGAGGATGATCGCCCCGCCGAGCGCGGCGCCGACGATCTGTCCGATCCACGCCATGATCGCGTGGCCCATCGGGATCTTGCGCGCGAGGAGCATGGCAAGCGTGACGGCGGGGTTGATGTGACATCCCGAGATCGGTCCGACCACGTAGGCCATCACGAGCAGTGAGAAGCCGAATGCCAGCGAGACACCGAGGACGCCGATGCGGTCTCCGGCCAGGATCGCTGATCCCGGGCCTCCGATCAACAGGACGGCGGTGCCGACGAGCTCGGCCCCCAGCACCCGTGCGTCGTTGTTCTTCATGAGCGAACGGTAACCCGCCGCGCGAGTGTGAGGGCGTGATCTCACTCGTCACCGCCGCCGAGGCGCAGGGCCTCGACAGCGACATGCCGATACTGGTCGAGGCCCTCGCCGCCATCGGCGAGGCCCGCCGCGTGGACGTGTGGGACGACCCGTCGGTCGACTGGGCGTCATGTGACCTCGTCGTCGTGCGTTCTACGTGGGACTACTTCCGCGACCGGGATCGGTTCTTGCGCTGGGTCGACGACGTGGCATCGGTGACGCTGATCGCCAACCGGCCCGCGGTGCTGCGCTGGAACACCGACAAGCGCTACCTGGCCGAGCTCACCGCGGCCGGCTTCGATGTGGTGCCGACACGCTTCGTCGAGCCAGGCGTCGAGGTGGTGGCTGCCCTGCTCGGCTGCGGTCCCGTCGTCGTCAAGCCCGCCGTCAGCGCAGGGTCAAACGACACCGCCCGTTACGCCACCGGTGAGCACGATCTTGCGCTCGCCCACCTGCGTCGCCTGGTCGACTCGGGCCGGGTCGCCATGGTGCAGCCTTACCAGAGCTCGGTCGACGTGGCCGGCGAGACCGGGCTCGTCTACCTCGGCGGCTCGTTCAGCCATGCGTTCGCCAAGGCGCCGCTGCTCACCGATTCGTTGGACATGGCCGGCGGCCTGTTCGCGCGTGAGCAGATCGCCGCCCGGTCGGCATCCGCGGCCGAACGCGACCTGGCCGACCGGGCGATGGCCCTCGCATCGCAACGGTTCGGGCCGCTGCTATACGGCCGCGTCGACGTCGTGCCCGGCCCGAACGGTCCGCTGTTGCTGGAGCTCGAGCTCGCCGAGCCTTCGCTCTTCTTGCACACCGATCCCGGCGCGCCGGCGCGAGCTGCCGCAGCGCTGAGAGCGGCACGTCCCCGTCTGTAGCCTCGGGCGGGAATGGCCCGCCGGCGCACCGAGACCCTGCTCGTCACGAAGGTCGATACCGCCGGCGCACGCCGCGGACCCGACCAGCTGATCGTCGAAGAACCGATGTCGATCCAGCTCGACGGCACGCTCGTCACCACCACGATGCGCACCCCCGGCGACGACTTCGAGCTCGCCGCAGGCTTCTGCTTCACCGAGGGCCTGCTCGGAGGCGCCC encodes:
- the groL gene encoding chaperonin GroEL (60 kDa chaperone family; promotes refolding of misfolded polypeptides especially under stressful conditions; forms two stacked rings of heptamers to form a barrel-shaped 14mer; ends can be capped by GroES; misfolded proteins enter the barrel where they are refolded when GroES binds); amino-acid sequence: MPKMIAFDEQARRSLEAGMNKLADAVRVTLGPKGRNVVLEKKWGAPTITNDGVSIAKEIDLEDPYEKIGAELVKEVAKKTDDVAGDGTTTATVLAWAMVREGLRNVAAGANPMSLKKGIETAVQVAVDSIKELSAEVDSKSQIAQVASISAADEEIGNMISEAIDKVGKDGVITVEESQTFGMEMDLVEGMRFDKGYISPYFVTDPERMEAVLEDPYILLVSSKISTVRDMLPVLEKVMQSGKPLVIIAEDVDGEALATLVVNKIRGTFKSTAVKAPGFGERRKAMLQDMAILAGGQVISEEVGLKLENTTLDLLGRAKKVIITKDETTIVEGAGSEDDIKGRIAQIKTEIDNTDSDYDREKLQERLAKLSGGVAVLKVGAATEVELKEKKHRIEDAVSTTKAAIEEGVVPGGGVALLRSQAKVLAAADSLSGDEATGAKLVAKALEAPLKQIAVNAGMEGGVVVERVRGLSGAEGLNAATGEYTDLVKLGVIDAAKVTRSALQNAASIAALFLTTEAVVADKPEEKSPAMPGGGMEDF
- a CDS encoding aquaporin translates to MKNNDARVLGAELVGTAVLLIGGPGSAILAGDRIGVLGVSLAFGFSLLVMAYVVGPISGCHINPAVTLAMLLARKIPMGHAIMAWIGQIVGAALGGAIILGIANGVEGFERGSFAANGWANLSPGGYNLGSAIVIEVVLTALLVVVVLTTTNEELKVNFGGLTLGITLALIHMISIPVTNTSVNPARSFGTAIYATLDSDALEQLWAFILFPLVGAILGVFVWLMLSETRLEETELFMPGLAAARDMADKVVDEVVDEVEEHTDSPDAPGMH